From the genome of Nakamurella flavida, one region includes:
- a CDS encoding LamG-like jellyroll fold domain-containing protein, producing the protein MSTTATPRTSATAFLPKAPRRSPVTTGVGNSPASPVNAPSGNCLRFTVGDQYATVNSPFTGVLSSTAATFEAWIRTEQTVPQTILLGSVPTGGASPRISLGSDRLTVFWNPGGDAPEWSSEDATPVTDGAWHHIAVVFDQGVISFYKDGVWTGAGDVPIMGSAQSAAGALQLGAGLGATTGFVGDLTGVRVWSVARAADDIAAARYATLTGDEPGLLVLTAFDRSDDTVRNQVDGSVGPMAGVTPVWTDLPTPPRCAARFTGDPANYLDAGSLAPFSSDAATLECWMRMDPAAGVATSRTLLLVNGPGTSDTPLVGYGGNETIGTDWDGPAANSADTTPVSDGEWHHIAAVFDRGQVTLYKDGVPTPENLTMPAPYTPRGSGPNFQIGAALGDYQAFDGWIYDARVWGVARSLAEIESFRWVQLQGDEPDLLALCTFAGCDPARPSTMVAQNLVNNSVGVLSGRAAIEVTDLPVEPLPTTVWTVPVPGVAPAGPVLTPQGLLFAQNDAAGNSLSCLDIQSQQILWSYPLPGTAPSGAPASITTLGLGAGVAYVGAQGADGGPLLHAVDITSGAAVWDQPAALPGQGFGTRPIAPTGLVVVGLTGPTGDGQAVGFVVVESATGTVLGSLNVPPLPQDVQILLADPVVADSTVYWSAGWPGQSVIGAEPMGVPGTSPAGTSWLQDVTFEVHSLVTGNGLLYACGQSGNVSAFDAATGALAWNHSFETDDITAAPVLIGTTLYVGGGDGTLYALDGGNGTVLWQVDTGSPIITDLLADDAVLTFANQGDGIDVPPSFVSVDTAGGGLDVLTYPVPGADTVLAAEGLANGVVYFYGEQNLYAVNMNAVVHQFAVDITLVVEDYDTTTAVTQGQSPTGTDTSYRVTLRLVDQFGVPRAGQAVKVWSPQLPSSDGSPVEPPHLYLVNATGGSGVRSMIDLGTPTWLQTDSTGTLVLALSAYDDGTPGGGGGGSGSPAAPNLSCPPLYAWASFMAPQEAIAVYPDHDHLTTLATVQGTPPAGQVADPPGTLYLSGATGYDLSSMIQSRYLLNTDGTVNTTALDAIANTVQHTIGRVGAPAPLGLRSTTPGRYLTDPVGTPGAVHCPDVTASPTRQWNALSSFTFDLSGNVPAFSATADTAPPRGFTGARPDAGLGSLWHDFVQDVVKGAGVVEKVAVTVADDVATAAQAIVYATVNAAKAVYTLTIGCLEDAVTACIGFFKAVVNDARQLVQWLSRLFDWGNIIANHTLISQVVRNALTAPTASPGVNTLGRWLAGNAGTTGTTGNAGNAGNDIASVLSTVTGGTSVTRTGQKQSGTVQTFQGSANDPNVVYNSGGGSNAGQCQWMTQKLQENAGGATAPAVAAAVGSFDPSITLGAWQAFTSAVGDAVRGKAENFPAQLQQQTTALRGTLADPKSVLGAGFTEILGILTIIADDAVSIGVSIAEDLATMVAAVLGDLAAWMGQTIDIPFIGPLYRSVTGSDLSILDLVALVVAVPATILVNVLTGSPLLTDPTQAGPDLLGGAANVGAVVVADLLGLISTTIDLFAWTEAVDTGGTVTVLTMVSVALDSFLWAFTLVVSPVWQSGWSAQDWVFWLFRLVPNLVNFVYLFPGSNFDGVFTANSVPAAIARDTLWGVLLLIASAVWADQWPNGYLSANIPGLLLVENLCSALGLAIEVGHAAGPEGDLVVQLGKVLFGWLPPILNYVDQG; encoded by the coding sequence GTGAGCACCACCGCGACCCCGCGCACGTCCGCGACCGCCTTCCTGCCAAAGGCCCCCCGGCGCAGCCCGGTGACCACCGGAGTGGGCAACAGTCCCGCCTCGCCGGTGAACGCCCCGTCCGGCAACTGCCTCCGGTTCACCGTCGGAGACCAGTACGCCACGGTGAACTCGCCCTTCACCGGCGTGCTGTCTTCGACGGCGGCCACCTTCGAGGCATGGATCAGGACGGAGCAGACCGTCCCGCAGACGATCCTGCTGGGCAGCGTCCCCACGGGCGGGGCGAGCCCGCGCATCTCGCTGGGGTCCGACCGGCTCACCGTCTTCTGGAACCCCGGCGGGGATGCACCGGAGTGGTCGTCCGAGGACGCCACTCCCGTGACCGACGGGGCCTGGCACCACATCGCCGTGGTGTTCGACCAGGGTGTGATCTCCTTCTACAAGGACGGAGTCTGGACGGGCGCGGGTGACGTGCCGATCATGGGATCCGCCCAGTCCGCCGCCGGCGCCCTGCAGTTGGGGGCAGGTCTGGGCGCGACCACCGGCTTCGTCGGTGACCTGACCGGCGTCAGGGTGTGGTCGGTGGCCCGCGCCGCCGACGACATCGCCGCCGCCCGGTACGCCACCCTCACCGGTGACGAACCGGGGCTGCTGGTGCTCACCGCTTTCGACCGCTCCGACGACACCGTCCGCAACCAGGTCGACGGGTCGGTCGGGCCGATGGCCGGGGTGACACCGGTGTGGACCGACCTCCCCACGCCGCCCCGCTGCGCCGCCCGGTTCACCGGGGATCCCGCGAACTACCTGGACGCCGGCAGCCTGGCCCCCTTCAGCTCCGACGCGGCCACCCTGGAGTGCTGGATGAGGATGGACCCCGCCGCCGGTGTGGCGACCAGCCGAACCCTGCTGCTGGTGAACGGCCCCGGGACCTCCGACACCCCGCTGGTCGGCTACGGCGGGAACGAGACCATCGGCACCGACTGGGACGGCCCTGCGGCGAACTCGGCCGACACCACCCCGGTGTCCGACGGAGAATGGCACCACATCGCGGCGGTCTTCGACCGGGGCCAGGTCACCCTCTACAAGGACGGGGTGCCGACCCCGGAGAACCTGACCATGCCGGCCCCGTACACACCACGGGGCTCCGGTCCGAACTTCCAGATCGGCGCCGCACTGGGCGATTACCAGGCGTTCGACGGCTGGATCTACGACGCCCGGGTCTGGGGAGTGGCGCGGTCGTTGGCCGAGATCGAGAGCTTTCGCTGGGTCCAGCTGCAGGGTGACGAACCCGATCTGCTGGCCCTGTGCACCTTCGCCGGATGCGACCCGGCCCGCCCGTCGACGATGGTCGCGCAGAACTTGGTCAACAACTCCGTCGGGGTGCTCTCGGGCAGGGCCGCCATCGAGGTCACCGACCTGCCGGTGGAACCCCTGCCGACGACCGTGTGGACGGTCCCCGTTCCCGGGGTCGCGCCCGCCGGTCCCGTCCTCACACCGCAGGGTCTGCTGTTCGCGCAGAACGACGCCGCCGGAAACTCCCTGTCCTGCCTGGACATCCAGTCGCAGCAGATTCTGTGGAGCTACCCGCTACCCGGAACCGCCCCGTCCGGAGCCCCGGCTTCGATCACGACACTGGGGCTGGGCGCCGGGGTCGCCTACGTCGGAGCACAGGGTGCGGACGGCGGCCCACTGTTGCACGCCGTCGACATCACGTCCGGTGCTGCTGTCTGGGACCAGCCGGCCGCTCTCCCCGGGCAGGGCTTCGGCACTCGTCCGATCGCCCCGACGGGCCTGGTCGTGGTCGGCCTCACGGGACCCACCGGGGACGGTCAGGCGGTCGGGTTCGTCGTCGTGGAGTCCGCGACGGGGACCGTGCTGGGCAGCCTCAACGTGCCCCCACTGCCGCAGGATGTCCAGATCCTGCTGGCGGACCCCGTCGTCGCGGACTCGACCGTGTACTGGTCCGCAGGATGGCCCGGCCAGAGTGTGATCGGCGCCGAACCGATGGGGGTGCCGGGCACCTCCCCGGCGGGCACGTCGTGGTTGCAGGACGTGACGTTCGAGGTGCACTCGCTGGTGACCGGCAATGGACTGCTGTACGCGTGCGGGCAGTCGGGCAACGTCAGCGCCTTCGACGCCGCGACGGGCGCGCTCGCGTGGAACCACTCCTTCGAGACGGACGACATCACCGCCGCCCCCGTGCTGATCGGGACCACCCTGTACGTCGGGGGTGGGGACGGCACCCTCTACGCCCTGGACGGCGGCAACGGAACAGTTCTGTGGCAGGTGGACACCGGGTCGCCGATCATCACCGATCTGCTTGCCGACGACGCCGTCCTCACCTTCGCCAACCAGGGCGACGGTATCGACGTCCCCCCGTCGTTCGTCTCCGTGGACACCGCCGGTGGTGGCCTGGACGTGCTGACCTACCCGGTCCCCGGAGCCGACACCGTGCTGGCCGCCGAGGGTCTGGCCAACGGCGTCGTCTACTTCTACGGCGAGCAGAACCTGTACGCGGTGAACATGAACGCGGTCGTCCACCAGTTCGCGGTCGACATCACCCTTGTCGTGGAGGACTACGACACCACCACGGCGGTGACGCAGGGACAGTCACCCACCGGTACGGACACCTCGTACCGGGTGACCCTGCGCCTGGTCGACCAGTTCGGCGTACCGAGAGCCGGGCAGGCGGTCAAGGTCTGGAGCCCCCAACTGCCCAGTTCGGATGGAAGCCCGGTCGAACCTCCGCACCTCTATCTCGTCAATGCGACCGGCGGGTCGGGTGTGCGCAGCATGATCGACCTGGGCACGCCCACCTGGCTGCAGACCGACAGCACCGGCACACTGGTCCTGGCCCTGAGCGCCTATGACGACGGCACTCCCGGCGGCGGCGGTGGCGGGTCCGGCAGTCCCGCCGCCCCGAACCTGTCGTGCCCGCCGCTGTACGCATGGGCCAGCTTCATGGCTCCCCAGGAGGCCATCGCCGTCTATCCCGACCACGACCACCTGACCACGTTGGCGACGGTCCAGGGCACACCGCCCGCCGGGCAAGTGGCGGACCCCCCGGGAACGCTGTACCTGAGCGGGGCGACCGGGTACGACCTGTCGTCCATGATCCAGTCGCGATACCTGCTCAATACAGACGGCACCGTCAACACCACCGCCCTCGACGCCATCGCCAACACGGTGCAGCACACCATCGGCCGGGTGGGTGCACCCGCTCCGCTCGGCTTGCGGAGCACCACCCCCGGGCGGTACCTGACCGACCCGGTCGGAACCCCCGGAGCGGTGCACTGTCCGGACGTCACCGCCAGTCCCACCCGTCAGTGGAATGCGCTGAGCTCCTTCACCTTCGATCTGTCCGGGAACGTCCCGGCGTTCAGCGCAACGGCTGACACCGCGCCGCCGCGGGGCTTCACCGGGGCGAGACCCGACGCCGGCCTGGGGTCGCTCTGGCACGACTTCGTCCAAGACGTGGTGAAGGGGGCGGGGGTGGTCGAGAAGGTCGCCGTCACGGTCGCCGACGACGTGGCCACCGCGGCCCAGGCCATCGTGTACGCCACCGTCAATGCGGCGAAAGCGGTCTACACGTTGACCATCGGCTGCCTGGAGGACGCGGTCACCGCCTGCATCGGCTTCTTCAAGGCCGTGGTGAACGACGCCCGACAACTGGTCCAGTGGCTGAGTCGACTCTTCGACTGGGGCAACATCATCGCGAACCACACACTCATCAGCCAGGTCGTGCGGAACGCCCTGACCGCGCCGACTGCTTCACCCGGCGTCAATACCCTCGGCCGCTGGCTCGCCGGCAACGCCGGCACCACCGGCACCACCGGCAACGCCGGCAACGCCGGCAACGACATCGCCTCCGTCCTGAGTACGGTCACCGGTGGCACCAGCGTCACCAGGACGGGCCAGAAGCAGTCGGGCACCGTCCAGACATTCCAGGGCTCGGCCAATGATCCCAACGTTGTGTACAACAGCGGCGGCGGAAGCAACGCCGGCCAATGCCAATGGATGACGCAGAAGCTTCAGGAGAACGCCGGGGGGGCGACCGCGCCGGCGGTGGCTGCGGCCGTGGGGTCCTTCGATCCGAGCATCACCCTCGGAGCGTGGCAGGCCTTCACCTCCGCGGTGGGAGATGCCGTGCGCGGCAAGGCCGAGAACTTCCCTGCCCAACTGCAGCAGCAGACCACCGCACTCCGCGGCACACTGGCCGACCCGAAATCAGTACTGGGAGCTGGCTTCACCGAGATCCTGGGCATTTTGACCATCATCGCCGACGATGCCGTCTCCATCGGGGTGTCCATCGCCGAGGATCTCGCCACGATGGTCGCCGCCGTCCTGGGTGATCTCGCCGCCTGGATGGGGCAGACGATCGACATCCCCTTCATCGGCCCGCTCTACCGGAGTGTGACGGGCTCCGACCTCAGCATCCTGGACCTGGTCGCCCTGGTGGTGGCCGTCCCGGCGACCATCCTCGTCAACGTGCTCACCGGCAGCCCCCTGCTCACCGATCCGACTCAGGCCGGCCCCGACCTGCTGGGTGGGGCGGCGAACGTCGGGGCAGTCGTGGTCGCTGATCTCCTCGGGCTCATCAGCACCACGATCGACCTGTTCGCCTGGACGGAAGCCGTCGACACCGGCGGCACGGTGACCGTGCTGACCATGGTCTCGGTCGCCCTGGACAGCTTCCTCTGGGCGTTCACCCTGGTCGTCAGCCCGGTGTGGCAGAGTGGTTGGAGCGCGCAGGACTGGGTGTTCTGGCTGTTCCGCCTGGTACCCAACCTGGTGAACTTCGTCTATCTGTTTCCCGGGTCGAACTTCGACGGTGTGTTCACCGCGAACTCCGTCCCGGCCGCCATCGCCCGCGACACCCTGTGGGGAGTGCTGCTCCTCATCGCGTCGGCGGTGTGGGCGGACCAGTGGCCGAACGGGTACCTGAGTGCGAACATTCCCGGTCTCCTCCTGGTCGAGAACCTGTGCAGCGCTCTGGGACTGGCCATCGAAGTGGGTCATGCTGCCGGACCCGAGGGTGACCTGGTGGTACAGCTGGGCAAGGTGCTCTTCGGGTGGCTCCCACCCATCCTGAACTACGTGGACCAGGGATGA
- a CDS encoding ATP-binding protein has product MHVADLGPLAVSDGEVTRAIPGLRTQTLLGRLLVEAPRWVSASALIEAVWAERAGTDRRPALDTLLWRVRGHLAGMSGQGSLVSTDGHYRLDLTDDQVDSARLLAAVPETGRLLDAGRPAAAAELAASVLALWRGDFLGSLGDQTWAEARGRALDEATERLHHLRWAALLQTGDLAAVLAETADWTVRHPLSEAAWALRIRAQLAAGRIPDALASYRAVRTHLVTELGTEPGEELRRLHRAVLQGDAPPPATTDPRPEVVAVAGPEPVLPWTDPLFLGRDVETARVLDLLDGHRLVTVAGSGGAGKTTLAVQVARRWAETAVGVVRFADLSFVGPGSVPDGPALASVIVSTLGLSTAGTGLDPLLRAVERHRTLLVLDNCEQVAATCAHLLAALLSRAPTVRVLLTSRVPLEVPGEALCRLAPLGDADAAVLLRRRLELAGVPRKHGDEAAVGAICAAVDNLPLGLDLAAARARTFDLIEVARSLTVEPERVVRAGPGPYRHRSLISAVDWSVRGLTSVQRILLGRLSAFDSPFDLPAAEQVCTGGAVRGGDVANLLAELVRQSLVVPAGPPGPGRSWFRLLVPVRAVARRELRRSGDLAVTTHRLDATLSAVLSARPRAVADGGWLDRFDLLWPTVRAALPRLTDDRPTRGALATAVCLLGVLRHRSAEALAVLDGIVASPAGAGDPVVAAATEVVRTYRADKWTVGGAPAAVSAARILVDAVPGPGHDQAFDAAEMAVLLAVAAWRCDAYSDADRVLEVTAPLITAVGDPALELAHRGIGHLNHLPADDPELFATSLAGARADHPRAVACGAELAAFLAEVTRAVAATIQGRPAEALAATGGQLGHFLAWGNRDLGDQLEQRAVLLAQTGRFAPAARFFGAAAAERARSGLGGESLGRYSDLAQDAARSTLGDGFAAEWSAGRSRGAALLTDPDPADSPVAPAS; this is encoded by the coding sequence GTGCACGTCGCCGACCTCGGTCCGTTGGCAGTCAGCGACGGTGAGGTCACCCGGGCGATCCCTGGTCTGCGCACTCAGACCCTGCTGGGTCGTCTGCTGGTGGAGGCGCCGCGATGGGTGTCCGCGTCCGCCCTCATCGAGGCCGTCTGGGCGGAACGGGCCGGCACCGACCGGCGCCCCGCCCTGGACACCCTGCTGTGGCGGGTGCGCGGGCACCTCGCCGGGATGTCCGGGCAGGGGAGCCTGGTCTCCACGGATGGGCACTACCGGCTCGACCTCACCGACGACCAGGTCGATTCCGCGCGACTGCTCGCCGCGGTCCCCGAGACCGGGCGGCTGCTGGACGCAGGTCGTCCCGCGGCCGCCGCCGAACTGGCCGCGAGTGTGCTGGCGCTCTGGCGGGGGGACTTTCTCGGCTCGCTCGGGGACCAGACCTGGGCCGAGGCTCGCGGCCGGGCGTTGGACGAGGCGACCGAGCGCCTGCACCACCTGCGGTGGGCGGCCCTGCTGCAGACCGGTGACCTGGCCGCGGTGCTCGCCGAGACCGCCGACTGGACGGTGCGTCACCCGTTGTCGGAGGCGGCGTGGGCGCTGCGCATCCGCGCCCAGCTGGCGGCCGGCCGCATCCCCGACGCCCTCGCGTCCTACCGCGCGGTGCGGACGCATCTGGTCACCGAGCTGGGGACGGAGCCGGGTGAGGAACTGCGCCGGCTCCACCGGGCCGTCCTGCAGGGGGACGCTCCCCCACCCGCCACGACCGACCCGCGGCCGGAGGTGGTGGCCGTCGCCGGCCCGGAACCCGTGCTGCCGTGGACGGATCCGCTCTTCCTCGGCCGGGACGTGGAGACGGCCCGCGTGCTGGATCTGCTCGACGGACACCGCCTCGTCACCGTCGCGGGCAGCGGGGGCGCGGGGAAGACGACGCTGGCGGTCCAGGTGGCGCGCCGGTGGGCGGAGACCGCAGTGGGCGTGGTCCGTTTCGCCGACCTGTCCTTCGTCGGTCCCGGGTCGGTGCCCGACGGACCGGCGCTGGCCTCGGTGATCGTCTCCACGCTCGGGCTGTCGACGGCCGGGACCGGGCTCGATCCGCTGCTGCGGGCCGTGGAACGCCACCGGACGCTGCTGGTCCTGGACAACTGCGAGCAGGTGGCCGCGACCTGCGCGCATCTGCTGGCCGCCCTGCTCTCCCGGGCGCCCACCGTGCGGGTGCTCCTGACCAGCCGGGTGCCGCTGGAGGTCCCCGGCGAGGCGCTGTGTCGGCTGGCCCCCCTGGGGGATGCCGATGCCGCCGTGCTCCTGCGACGGCGGCTCGAGCTGGCCGGCGTCCCCCGGAAGCACGGCGACGAGGCGGCCGTCGGGGCCATCTGTGCCGCCGTGGACAACCTGCCGCTGGGCCTCGACCTCGCGGCGGCCCGGGCCCGCACGTTCGATCTCATCGAGGTGGCGCGGTCGTTGACGGTCGAGCCCGAGCGGGTGGTGCGCGCTGGTCCCGGCCCGTACCGGCACCGGTCCCTGATCTCCGCCGTGGACTGGAGCGTTCGCGGGCTGACGAGCGTGCAGCGGATCCTGCTGGGACGGCTGTCCGCGTTCGATTCGCCGTTCGATCTCCCTGCGGCCGAACAGGTCTGCACCGGGGGCGCCGTCCGGGGCGGGGACGTGGCGAATCTCCTGGCCGAGTTGGTGCGGCAGTCCCTGGTCGTCCCTGCCGGCCCCCCTGGGCCCGGCAGGTCCTGGTTCCGGTTGCTGGTCCCGGTACGGGCCGTGGCCCGGCGGGAGTTGCGGCGCTCCGGCGACCTGGCCGTCACCACGCACCGGCTGGACGCCACGCTGTCCGCCGTGCTCTCCGCCCGGCCGCGCGCGGTGGCCGACGGCGGGTGGTTGGACCGGTTCGACCTCCTGTGGCCGACGGTCCGGGCCGCGCTGCCCCGGTTGACGGATGACCGGCCGACCCGGGGTGCCCTGGCCACCGCCGTCTGCCTGCTGGGGGTGCTGCGGCACCGGTCCGCGGAGGCGCTCGCCGTCCTCGACGGGATCGTGGCGTCGCCGGCCGGGGCGGGTGACCCCGTGGTCGCGGCCGCCACGGAGGTGGTCCGCACCTACCGGGCGGACAAGTGGACGGTCGGCGGGGCGCCGGCGGCCGTGTCCGCCGCCCGCATCCTGGTCGACGCCGTTCCCGGGCCCGGACACGACCAGGCGTTCGACGCCGCCGAGATGGCGGTGCTGCTGGCCGTGGCGGCGTGGCGGTGCGATGCCTACAGCGACGCGGACCGCGTCCTGGAGGTCACCGCGCCGTTGATCACGGCGGTGGGCGATCCGGCCCTGGAACTCGCCCACCGGGGCATCGGGCATCTGAACCACCTGCCGGCCGACGACCCGGAGCTCTTCGCGACGTCCCTGGCCGGAGCACGGGCCGACCATCCCCGGGCGGTGGCGTGCGGGGCCGAGCTCGCCGCGTTCCTGGCCGAGGTCACCCGGGCGGTGGCCGCGACGATCCAGGGGCGGCCGGCGGAGGCGCTGGCCGCCACCGGTGGACAACTGGGTCATTTTCTGGCCTGGGGCAACCGCGACCTGGGTGATCAGCTCGAGCAGCGCGCGGTGCTGCTGGCCCAGACGGGGCGGTTCGCGCCGGCCGCCCGGTTCTTCGGGGCGGCCGCCGCCGAGCGTGCCCGATCCGGCCTCGGGGGCGAGAGCCTGGGTCGGTACAGTGATCTCGCCCAGGACGCCGCCCGGTCGACGCTGGGCGACGGTTTCGCGGCCGAGTGGTCAGCCGGTCGGAGCCGCGGGGCAGCCCTGTTGACCGACCCCGATCCGGCCGACTCACCGGTGGCCCCGGCCTCCTGA
- a CDS encoding DUF2786 domain-containing protein produces MSDDRDLSRIAALLRKAESTDNEHEAEAYLVAAQRLATKASVDLAVARAHTAGRERRAAPVQRVVAIGEPGKRGLRTFVQLFLAIGRANNLTCDVARDSTRVHAYGFESDLDAVEAIYASLVVQMVRACDAFLKSGEHAEETVRRRVRVPGSGRVNRRTRELEYDFTVVERPVHTTTARITFQEAFAVRIGTRLQEARVQAEQQWLDEAPEQERTGAAVVLRAREVELAEHYRAHSTARGTWAGNRITVGAAERSRRAGDRAGRRARLGGETEIGGARRGIGA; encoded by the coding sequence GTGAGTGACGACAGGGACCTGAGCCGGATCGCGGCCCTGCTCCGCAAGGCGGAGAGCACGGACAACGAGCACGAGGCCGAGGCGTACCTGGTCGCCGCGCAGCGCCTGGCCACGAAGGCGTCGGTGGATCTGGCCGTGGCCCGTGCGCACACCGCCGGGCGGGAGCGTCGGGCCGCACCGGTGCAGCGGGTGGTCGCCATCGGTGAGCCGGGCAAGCGGGGGCTGCGCACCTTCGTCCAGCTGTTCCTGGCCATCGGCCGGGCCAACAATCTGACCTGCGACGTGGCCCGCGACTCCACCCGGGTGCACGCCTACGGGTTCGAGTCCGATCTCGACGCGGTGGAGGCGATCTACGCCTCGCTGGTCGTGCAGATGGTCCGGGCCTGCGACGCCTTCCTGAAGTCCGGTGAGCATGCGGAGGAGACGGTCCGCCGTCGGGTCCGGGTGCCGGGATCGGGTCGGGTCAACCGCCGGACCCGCGAGCTGGAGTACGACTTCACCGTGGTGGAGCGGCCGGTGCACACCACGACGGCCCGGATCACCTTCCAGGAGGCGTTCGCGGTGCGGATCGGTACCCGGCTGCAGGAGGCCCGGGTGCAGGCCGAACAGCAGTGGCTGGACGAGGCGCCGGAGCAGGAGCGCACCGGTGCGGCGGTGGTGCTGCGGGCCCGGGAGGTCGAGCTGGCCGAGCACTACCGGGCGCACTCCACCGCCCGCGGCACCTGGGCCGGCAACCGGATCACCGTGGGCGCGGCCGAGAGGTCGCGGCGGGCGGGTGACCGGGCCGGCCGACGGGCCCGGTTGGGCGGGGAGACCGAGATCGGCGGTGCCCGGCGGGGTATCGGCGCGTGA